One stretch of Paenibacillus sp. FSL R5-0341 DNA includes these proteins:
- a CDS encoding RICIN domain-containing protein, whose translation MKWLKRMSSLLLAGSLLTGSLGLGTEASAAGAYTAVADPSKQYQTMEGWGTSLAWWGKVVGEYSNRDEYVEKMFNANTGLGLNILRYNIGGGDNPSSNILEYRKAVPGYQPSPGVYDWNADANQRYMLQAAKAQGVNVIEAFANSAPYWMTISGGVSGAANGGNNLKPDYYDDFADYLTEVVKHFRDNWGITFDSVTPLNEPISTWWKQGNDQEGMHFERADQNTILSQLQASLSAKGLSTKLSAPEEYSIDDTNVSFNSYSTAVKSAISQINTHTYGGSNRTALRNTATSAGKHLWTSEYGDGDASGLTMSRTILKDIRNMGASAWVYWQAVDSAEGWGFFKNVLNNTQTTSYTVNQKYYVMGNYSKFIRPGYKIIGMSDANTLAAYDTVSGKVVLVTTNSESTDTTVTYDLSRFTNTGTSAQVYRTSSTEKLQQLTNISVQNKTFTATAKANSVTTYVISGATYNGGTGYEAGAIYKLINRNSGLALDVNAASTTGGATIIQWNDNGAANQQWKLESTGNGYYKIRNVGSGLLLDVNSSSTQGGASLIQWQDNGGNNQQWLPIDVGGYVVLANRNSGLTVDINQGSLTAGASTIQWADNGGANQQWSLVKVN comes from the coding sequence ATGAAGTGGTTAAAACGAATGAGCTCGTTGCTTCTGGCAGGAAGTTTGCTTACAGGCAGCCTGGGTCTGGGGACAGAAGCATCTGCAGCAGGAGCTTACACGGCTGTTGCCGATCCATCAAAGCAATATCAGACGATGGAAGGCTGGGGAACATCTCTCGCATGGTGGGGCAAAGTGGTTGGAGAGTATTCCAATCGCGATGAGTACGTAGAGAAAATGTTCAACGCGAATACCGGACTGGGTCTGAACATCCTACGGTACAACATTGGAGGCGGGGATAATCCATCATCCAATATCCTCGAATACCGCAAAGCCGTTCCTGGTTACCAGCCTTCTCCCGGCGTGTATGACTGGAATGCAGATGCGAACCAGCGTTATATGCTGCAAGCTGCCAAAGCTCAAGGCGTGAATGTCATCGAAGCCTTTGCGAATTCCGCACCTTACTGGATGACGATCAGTGGTGGTGTGTCCGGTGCGGCTAATGGAGGAAATAACCTCAAGCCAGATTATTATGATGATTTTGCCGACTATCTGACTGAGGTCGTGAAGCATTTCCGGGATAACTGGGGAATCACATTCGATAGCGTAACTCCGCTCAATGAACCAATCTCGACGTGGTGGAAGCAGGGCAATGACCAGGAGGGCATGCACTTTGAACGGGCGGATCAGAACACGATTCTGAGTCAATTACAAGCCTCGTTGAGTGCGAAGGGCCTGTCTACAAAGCTGAGTGCACCGGAAGAATACAGTATCGATGATACCAATGTGTCGTTCAACAGCTACAGCACCGCGGTGAAATCAGCAATCAGTCAGATCAACACACATACGTATGGTGGAAGTAATCGAACTGCTTTGCGCAACACAGCGACGTCTGCGGGCAAACATCTGTGGACCTCGGAATACGGGGACGGGGATGCAAGTGGACTTACCATGTCACGTACCATCCTCAAGGATATTCGCAATATGGGCGCAAGTGCGTGGGTGTATTGGCAAGCCGTGGATAGTGCAGAAGGATGGGGATTCTTCAAAAATGTGCTGAACAATACGCAAACGACCAGCTACACGGTGAACCAAAAATATTATGTCATGGGCAATTACAGCAAATTTATTCGTCCTGGATACAAGATTATCGGCATGAGTGATGCGAATACCCTTGCAGCCTATGATACTGTTTCCGGCAAAGTTGTGCTGGTTACAACCAATTCGGAATCGACGGATACAACGGTAACCTATGATCTCAGTCGTTTTACTAACACAGGCACGTCTGCTCAAGTATATCGTACCTCTTCAACAGAGAAGTTGCAGCAACTGACCAATATTTCGGTGCAAAACAAAACCTTTACCGCTACGGCCAAGGCCAACTCGGTCACAACTTACGTCATTTCCGGTGCAACTTACAATGGTGGTACAGGATATGAAGCTGGGGCCATCTACAAATTAATCAACCGCAACAGTGGACTTGCACTCGATGTGAACGCTGCTTCTACTACAGGTGGAGCAACGATCATTCAGTGGAATGATAATGGAGCAGCCAACCAGCAATGGAAGCTGGAGTCTACAGGCAACGGATATTACAAAATCCGCAATGTGGGCAGTGGGCTTTTGCTGGATGTGAATTCAAGTTCCACACAAGGCGGAGCTTCTCTGATTCAGTGGCAGGATAACGGGGGCAATAATCAGCAATGGCTGCCGATTGATGTGGGAGGATATGTGGTACTTGCCAATCGAAACAGTGGCCTGACGGTTGACATCAATCAAGGTTCTTTGACCGCAGGTGCCTCCACGATTCAATGGGCCGACAATGGCGGTGCCAATCAGCAATGGAGTCTCGTCAAAGTGAATTAG
- a CDS encoding beta-galactosidase, protein MTEKASLLLQEQEKNIARAENGVQSELMYDARSFFLNGERIFLNSATIHYFRMPKEEWREVLLKAKLAGMNCIDTYFAWNVHEPEEGQWSFEGDNDCGAFLDMCAELGMWVIARPGPFICAEWDFGGFPYWLGTKDGVKFRENNETYLYYVNLYFDRIVPIIRKRQLSAGGTVILVQVENEYGYLMDDAAASDHMNTLRDGLLQRGIDSTLITCVGGAEGTIEGANFWSGADGHYEKLRAKQPDTPKMVTEFWTGWFENWGGPSAIQKTAPLLERRIMEILRAGYTGISHYMFYGGTNFGGYGGRTMGSSDIFMITSYDYDAPLNEYGRVTPKYAVTKNLSYFVHAFGPLLMETEEIPEEQIVVRHPEGISVRGRQADNQKIWFLESHKDERETMHITLEEGRTLPVSLNPGQIIPLLDRVQIAEHVYLTAGTMIMGNEMINGELNLFIVAAAGQRSVVELEAGALNVTGSTVQVLVEHDSARNVYRFDLFHFQEPGMIQLEANGTPIRFIILDQEMMNRTWRLEATDQKGLRYAIGFDDVDVLSSGQVKGMITDPDRTITLLGDWNDGEQTLTGREFLASEENGVQYDVLNPEGRDTPTPSTPQAVPSELSQESVVERLQHPSRTAPIAPTLPASPELSRVTLIAKQRSASAQPEDFSRYGQDFGYLLYECDFESPTEGIINLILPDIQDTARIIVNGVQQALVRQVGAAGVQLQVAQGKNKLQILMQHMGRLNFSPYLGESKGLAGPVYLAGQVQDIRQDWRTESGSIHLDEVNSLQGAPLLSRSFTLDSMDRAILVGALSKGLRINGIEVPMEGYQDWFTFQTLDISLYIKPGETNTLEMPYSRSPLNRLELITYPSQGELKDWRMAGTDALLPQQWESYEAVQGAAYRRVQGSIQRVAQPSIAQGGNWNANPVTLTSDDGISSATVSERAQPVSNLVPVQGSYCQPVWYRWRFAKPTVSEHHKVNLMLRLTGMSKGTIHLNGHHLGRYWQIGPQEDYKIPVAWLQEENELLLFDEEGRTPERVRFLLDELSSYPWVVVE, encoded by the coding sequence TTGACAGAGAAAGCATCCCTTTTGCTCCAGGAACAGGAGAAGAACATCGCCAGGGCTGAGAATGGTGTTCAATCCGAGTTAATGTACGATGCACGCAGTTTTTTCCTGAACGGAGAGCGTATATTTCTGAACAGTGCAACGATCCATTATTTCCGCATGCCGAAGGAGGAATGGCGGGAGGTTCTGCTGAAGGCGAAGCTAGCAGGTATGAACTGCATCGACACCTACTTTGCGTGGAATGTGCATGAACCGGAAGAAGGACAGTGGTCCTTTGAAGGGGACAACGATTGCGGTGCTTTTCTGGATATGTGCGCAGAATTGGGTATGTGGGTTATCGCGCGTCCAGGTCCTTTTATCTGTGCGGAATGGGATTTTGGCGGTTTCCCGTACTGGCTTGGTACGAAGGACGGCGTGAAATTTAGGGAAAATAATGAGACGTATCTGTACTATGTGAACCTGTATTTTGACCGGATTGTGCCGATTATTCGGAAACGTCAGCTGTCCGCTGGGGGCACGGTCATTCTGGTTCAGGTGGAGAATGAATACGGGTATCTGATGGATGACGCTGCTGCAAGTGACCATATGAATACGCTGAGAGATGGATTGTTGCAGCGTGGGATTGACTCTACACTGATCACTTGCGTTGGCGGGGCGGAAGGCACGATTGAAGGGGCTAATTTCTGGTCAGGTGCTGACGGGCATTATGAGAAACTTCGAGCCAAACAGCCGGACACCCCGAAGATGGTCACGGAATTCTGGACCGGATGGTTTGAGAATTGGGGAGGGCCTTCGGCCATTCAGAAGACAGCGCCTTTGCTGGAGAGACGCATCATGGAGATTCTGCGTGCCGGGTATACCGGAATCAGTCACTACATGTTCTACGGCGGTACAAATTTTGGTGGATATGGCGGCAGAACGATGGGTAGTAGTGACATCTTCATGATTACGTCCTATGACTATGATGCACCGCTGAATGAATATGGACGGGTGACACCGAAATATGCAGTAACCAAGAATCTGTCCTATTTCGTCCATGCATTTGGGCCACTCCTGATGGAAACAGAGGAAATTCCAGAAGAACAGATCGTTGTACGTCATCCTGAAGGCATATCTGTACGAGGCAGACAGGCTGATAACCAGAAGATCTGGTTTTTGGAGAGTCACAAGGATGAACGCGAGACGATGCACATTACGCTCGAAGAAGGCCGAACTCTTCCCGTATCGCTGAATCCAGGACAGATTATTCCATTGCTGGATCGAGTACAGATTGCCGAACACGTATACCTGACTGCGGGTACGATGATTATGGGCAATGAAATGATCAACGGAGAATTGAACCTGTTCATCGTGGCCGCTGCAGGACAGCGTTCTGTTGTTGAACTGGAAGCAGGGGCATTGAACGTCACAGGTAGCACGGTGCAAGTGCTGGTCGAACATGATTCAGCCAGGAACGTATACCGCTTCGATTTGTTCCATTTCCAAGAGCCTGGAATGATCCAGCTGGAAGCAAACGGCACACCGATCCGTTTCATCATTCTGGATCAAGAAATGATGAATCGAACATGGCGATTGGAAGCAACAGATCAGAAGGGACTGCGTTATGCGATCGGCTTCGATGATGTGGATGTGTTGTCATCTGGTCAGGTCAAGGGCATGATTACTGATCCGGATCGCACGATTACGCTGCTTGGTGACTGGAACGATGGAGAACAGACGTTAACAGGCCGTGAGTTCCTTGCTAGCGAGGAAAACGGTGTGCAGTACGATGTGTTGAATCCAGAGGGACGAGATACCCCAACGCCATCCACCCCACAAGCTGTACCGAGTGAGCTTAGTCAGGAGTCTGTTGTAGAAAGACTTCAGCATCCTTCAAGGACAGCGCCGATTGCGCCAACGTTGCCTGCTTCTCCGGAGCTGTCACGTGTTACGTTAATTGCGAAGCAGCGCTCGGCGAGTGCACAACCGGAGGACTTTTCCCGGTATGGACAAGATTTTGGTTATTTGTTGTATGAATGCGACTTCGAGAGTCCGACGGAAGGAATCATCAATCTCATTTTGCCGGATATCCAGGATACCGCCAGAATCATCGTTAATGGTGTTCAACAGGCATTAGTACGTCAGGTAGGCGCCGCAGGAGTGCAATTACAAGTAGCCCAAGGGAAGAACAAACTTCAGATTCTGATGCAACATATGGGCAGATTGAACTTCTCCCCGTATTTGGGTGAGAGCAAAGGTCTGGCTGGTCCTGTGTATCTGGCTGGCCAAGTTCAAGATATTCGTCAGGATTGGCGTACAGAGAGTGGAAGTATTCATCTTGATGAGGTGAATTCTCTCCAAGGGGCTCCACTTCTGAGCAGAAGCTTTACACTGGATAGCATGGATCGGGCCATTCTCGTGGGTGCCTTGAGCAAAGGTCTTCGTATCAATGGCATCGAAGTTCCGATGGAAGGATATCAGGACTGGTTTACTTTTCAGACGCTAGACATATCCCTCTATATCAAACCGGGAGAGACGAACACACTGGAAATGCCGTATAGTCGTTCACCGCTGAATCGACTGGAACTGATCACGTATCCGAGTCAGGGAGAACTGAAGGATTGGCGTATGGCAGGCACGGACGCATTGCTTCCGCAACAGTGGGAGAGCTACGAGGCAGTTCAAGGAGCGGCTTATCGTAGAGTACAGGGGTCAATCCAGCGTGTGGCACAGCCTAGTATCGCCCAAGGTGGCAATTGGAATGCCAATCCGGTGACCCTTACCTCGGATGATGGGATCTCAAGTGCTACGGTAAGTGAGAGGGCTCAACCTGTATCCAACCTTGTTCCAGTCCAAGGGTCGTATTGTCAGCCGGTCTGGTACCGCTGGCGTTTCGCGAAGCCTACGGTTTCGGAGCATCATAAAGTGAACCTGATGCTTCGCCTAACGGGAATGAGCAAAGGAACCATTCACTTGAACGGACATCATCTGGGTCGTTACTGGCAGATTGGTCCGCAAGAGGATTACAAGATTCCAGTAGCTTGGCTACAGGAAGAGAATGAACTACTTTTGTTCGATGAAGAAGGCAGAACACCAGAACGGGTACGATTCCTGCTGGATGAGTTATCCAGTTATCCATGGGTTGTCGTGGAGTAG
- a CDS encoding glycoside hydrolase family 43 protein — MLTKRKDRASGSSGFKAEMILLLGTLLLLTMVFPNTARAATSVYTISAFTNTSESNMYIYESYNATHYGLLKGPAYTPPADLIRDPSIMKHTDGLYYVVYTTNWSGNTIGIASSPDKVNWTFVRNIILSTPTTIAHTWAPEWFKDSNGSLHVIVSLSPGNYENFKPYVITASGSNLTSTSWSAPTELAGIAPNYIDTFIVKTGSTYHAFTKNETTKYIEYATSTSLTGPYTFKGTGDWAGWGSWVEGPALVQLDNGSWRIYFDGYATQKYYYSDSADNFQTWGAKQEIAGLTGLVRHMTVLKESGQPGDIRKLESFNVPGSFIRHYNYQARIDASVSPAEDAQFRIVPGLANATGISFESMNYPGYFLRNNNVSITLVKNDGSATFRNDATFKRVNGLANASWTSYASFSNPNLYLRHYNNVLKLEAVVTALDKSDATFREVAQ; from the coding sequence ATGTTAACGAAGAGGAAAGATAGAGCAAGTGGATCTAGCGGTTTTAAGGCCGAAATGATTCTGCTGCTCGGAACATTACTTCTATTAACCATGGTATTCCCGAATACAGCCAGAGCAGCAACAAGTGTCTATACGATATCCGCCTTTACGAACACAAGTGAGTCCAATATGTATATCTACGAATCCTATAATGCGACCCACTATGGTTTGCTGAAAGGGCCAGCCTATACACCTCCGGCCGATCTGATCCGCGATCCCAGCATCATGAAGCACACCGATGGTCTATATTACGTCGTCTACACCACGAATTGGTCAGGGAACACCATCGGCATCGCCTCCAGCCCGGATAAGGTAAACTGGACGTTTGTCCGTAACATTATATTATCCACACCAACCACGATTGCACACACCTGGGCACCAGAATGGTTCAAAGACAGCAACGGCAGTCTGCACGTTATCGTGTCCCTCTCACCAGGTAACTATGAGAATTTCAAACCATATGTCATCACCGCTTCAGGCAGCAATCTGACGTCTACCTCATGGTCCGCACCTACTGAACTGGCAGGCATTGCTCCCAATTATATCGACACATTTATCGTGAAGACAGGATCAACCTATCATGCTTTTACCAAGAATGAGACCACCAAATACATTGAATATGCGACATCTACCTCGCTGACCGGTCCTTATACTTTTAAAGGCACAGGAGATTGGGCAGGTTGGGGATCTTGGGTGGAAGGTCCGGCGCTTGTTCAGCTGGATAATGGTTCATGGCGAATCTACTTTGACGGTTATGCGACACAAAAATATTATTACAGCGACTCTGCTGACAACTTCCAGACTTGGGGTGCCAAGCAGGAGATTGCGGGTCTCACCGGACTCGTCCGGCATATGACCGTATTGAAAGAGTCCGGACAACCGGGTGATATCCGCAAGCTGGAGTCCTTCAATGTGCCTGGCAGCTTCATTCGTCATTACAACTATCAGGCACGGATTGATGCGAGTGTTAGTCCAGCGGAGGATGCGCAGTTCCGCATCGTTCCAGGTTTGGCGAATGCAACAGGCATTTCATTTGAGTCCATGAATTATCCGGGTTATTTCCTGCGCAATAATAATGTTAGCATTACACTCGTGAAAAATGACGGCAGTGCTACATTCCGAAATGACGCCACGTTCAAACGTGTAAATGGACTTGCTAATGCCAGTTGGACATCGTATGCCTCGTTTAGTAATCCAAACCTGTACCTGAGACATTATAATAATGTGCTGAAATTGGAAGCTGTCGTTACTGCACTCGATAAGTCAGACGCGACTTTCCGAGAAGTTGCACAATAA
- the solA gene encoding N-methyl-L-tryptophan oxidase: MTQSYDVIIVGAGSMGMSAGYYLSRSGCKTLLIDAFDPPHTEGSHHGDTRLIRHVYSGGPDYIAMALLAQKLWHELEETTGDQLFVPSGVINVVDPEIHSFHNRLSHADDAGIRYETLHAAEVMKRWPGITVPEHYEGMYEPDAGYLYSERCIRAYRKAAEAHGATLLTHTRVEHIEYGPHSVAVQTSGGETYHANQIILSAGAWFQTLKPFVDLPIQAVRKTVGWFDVPEALYGEEHFPGFTLAGKEGIYYGFPSIGGSGLKMGRHDTGQVWTPGNTMDPFGAEETDEGDLRRLLELHMPQAAGELRRGSVCKYEFTSDEDFIIDRHPAHERVWLAGGFSGHGFKFASAIGQILADLVQTGHTDQDIRKFALSRFR, encoded by the coding sequence ATCACACAATCATATGACGTTATTATCGTTGGAGCTGGCTCCATGGGCATGAGTGCAGGTTATTATCTATCGCGCAGTGGATGCAAAACTTTATTAATCGATGCCTTTGATCCTCCGCATACGGAAGGAAGTCATCACGGAGATACAAGACTGATACGCCATGTGTACAGTGGTGGGCCTGACTATATTGCTATGGCATTACTTGCACAGAAGTTATGGCACGAGCTGGAGGAAACGACCGGAGACCAACTTTTTGTTCCTTCTGGTGTAATAAATGTGGTTGATCCGGAGATTCATTCCTTCCACAACCGACTGAGCCATGCAGATGATGCAGGCATTCGTTATGAAACGTTGCATGCAGCCGAGGTGATGAAACGCTGGCCAGGTATTACAGTACCTGAACATTACGAGGGTATGTATGAGCCTGATGCGGGTTATTTGTATAGTGAACGCTGTATCCGTGCCTATCGCAAGGCAGCAGAGGCTCATGGTGCTACCTTGTTAACTCACACTCGTGTGGAGCATATCGAATACGGACCACATTCCGTGGCCGTTCAGACTTCAGGTGGTGAGACATACCATGCGAATCAAATTATCCTGAGCGCTGGTGCCTGGTTTCAGACGTTAAAACCTTTCGTGGATCTTCCGATTCAGGCTGTGCGTAAAACGGTTGGATGGTTTGATGTACCAGAGGCTTTGTATGGTGAGGAACATTTCCCCGGATTTACACTGGCAGGAAAAGAAGGTATATATTATGGATTTCCAAGCATTGGCGGATCAGGTCTGAAGATGGGGCGTCATGATACAGGTCAGGTGTGGACACCAGGAAATACAATGGATCCTTTTGGTGCGGAAGAAACGGACGAGGGTGATCTGCGCAGGCTGCTCGAACTTCATATGCCTCAGGCAGCTGGAGAATTAAGACGTGGTAGTGTGTGTAAGTATGAATTCACTTCAGATGAAGATTTTATTATCGACCGGCACCCTGCCCATGAACGTGTGTGGCTCGCAGGCGGTTTCTCCGGCCATGGCTTCAAGTTCGCAAGTGCTATTGGGCAAATTCTAGCCGACTTGGTGCAAACGGGGCACACGGATCAGGATATTAGAAAGTTCGCTTTGTCACGTTTTCGTTAA
- a CDS encoding exodeoxyribonuclease III → MKLVSWNVNGLRACVTKGFMDYYQESQADIFCLQETKLQAGQIEMDLGEDVYQYWNYAIKKGYSGTAVFSRIKPISVRYGMEEDSEPEGRMITLEYDSFYLVNVYTPNAKRDLTRLPYRLEWEDRFRGYILQLEETKPVIVCGDLNVAHQEIDLKNPKPNLGNSGFTLAERGKMTDLLASGYVDSFRHLYPDRTDVYSWWSYMPKVRERNVGWRIDYFLVSNQLAPKVADAHIDCHVMGSDHCPVGLTLQL, encoded by the coding sequence ATGAAGCTGGTGTCCTGGAATGTGAATGGCTTAAGGGCATGTGTGACCAAAGGATTCATGGATTATTATCAGGAGAGTCAGGCGGATATTTTCTGCCTTCAGGAGACCAAATTGCAAGCCGGACAGATTGAGATGGACCTGGGGGAAGATGTTTATCAATATTGGAATTATGCGATCAAAAAAGGATATTCCGGTACCGCTGTATTTAGCCGCATCAAGCCTATATCCGTTCGTTACGGGATGGAGGAAGACAGTGAACCGGAAGGCCGGATGATTACACTGGAGTATGATAGTTTTTATCTGGTGAACGTCTATACACCTAACGCGAAGCGGGATCTGACCCGGCTGCCTTACCGTCTGGAATGGGAGGATCGATTCCGGGGGTACATTCTGCAATTGGAGGAGACTAAGCCAGTTATCGTCTGTGGTGACCTGAATGTGGCTCATCAGGAGATTGATCTGAAGAATCCGAAGCCCAATCTGGGCAACTCGGGATTTACCCTTGCAGAGCGTGGCAAGATGACCGATTTGCTTGCTTCTGGTTATGTGGACAGCTTCCGCCATCTGTACCCGGATCGTACGGATGTGTACAGCTGGTGGTCTTATATGCCAAAAGTTAGAGAACGGAATGTGGGATGGCGCATTGATTATTTTCTAGTATCCAATCAATTGGCACCTAAGGTGGCAGATGCGCATATCGACTGCCACGTGATGGGCAGTGATCATTGCCCGGTGGGTCTTACTTTGCAACTGTAA
- a CDS encoding alpha/beta hydrolase produces the protein MKKGLRRGLKVLGGIMLATGLLLLTGTAYEAYQSTQDMKSYPPPGKYYEVSGRNMHLYTAGKGEVTVVFASDWGTPNPYVDFSPLYDKLKSQVKIAVYDRFGYGYSDYTDEPRDVDTISEEIHQLLRTSGQRPPYIMVGHSMGALETLRFAQRYPDEVAGMVMIDGGSPEYYSRAEMDIPEWMMDWSRFLVKTGIARTLLQSDRMMASLVIDPKLVTEPMKKAVMISTLRHAYNDNVMEEVRNSRTNAACVLENKTKFDFPLTILTAGSEDSAEDSEAWQTDQADFASWSRHGTQLTVPHAKHSIHKSQPDIVAAEIMKLVTPSSDL, from the coding sequence ATGAAGAAGGGGTTACGGAGAGGGTTGAAGGTGCTGGGAGGCATAATGCTCGCCACAGGGCTTTTACTGCTGACGGGAACGGCGTATGAGGCTTATCAATCCACGCAGGATATGAAGTCCTATCCCCCGCCAGGCAAGTATTATGAAGTGAGTGGTCGCAACATGCATCTCTACACGGCTGGCAAAGGAGAGGTAACGGTGGTATTTGCCTCAGACTGGGGTACGCCCAATCCTTATGTGGATTTCAGCCCGCTATATGACAAGTTGAAATCACAGGTGAAAATTGCGGTATATGATCGGTTCGGGTATGGATACAGCGATTATACGGATGAACCTCGTGATGTCGACACCATCTCGGAAGAGATCCACCAATTGCTGCGAACATCCGGTCAACGTCCGCCTTACATTATGGTAGGTCACTCTATGGGTGCGCTGGAGACACTACGGTTCGCGCAAAGGTATCCTGATGAGGTTGCTGGCATGGTCATGATCGATGGTGGAAGCCCAGAGTACTATAGCCGTGCGGAGATGGATATACCGGAATGGATGATGGATTGGTCCCGTTTTCTCGTGAAAACAGGCATCGCACGAACGTTGCTACAATCGGATCGTATGATGGCATCTCTGGTCATTGACCCGAAACTGGTAACGGAACCGATGAAAAAGGCCGTCATGATATCCACGTTAAGACATGCGTACAATGACAATGTCATGGAAGAGGTTCGGAATTCCAGAACGAATGCAGCGTGTGTGCTTGAGAACAAAACGAAGTTCGATTTCCCCCTGACGATCCTGACAGCCGGTTCGGAGGATTCGGCTGAGGACAGTGAGGCATGGCAGACCGATCAAGCGGATTTTGCTTCATGGTCAAGACATGGAACACAACTGACAGTTCCACATGCGAAACACAGTATTCATAAAAGTCAGCCGGATATTGTCGCTGCCGAGATCATGAAATTAGTGACACCGTCCAGTGACCTATGA
- a CDS encoding diaminopimelate dehydrogenase: MNMIRVGIVGYGNLGKGVEKAISQNEDLELIAVFTRRNPEQMVAESTEVRFEHISAAEQYIGKVDVMILCGGSATDLPEQTPAIAKLFNTVDSFDTHAKIPEFYKEVNAAAEQGGHVSVISTGWDPGLFSMNRLLAQSILPEGKEYTFWGKGVSQGHSDAIRRVPGVKAGVQYTVPVEEVINRIRAGETPELSTREKHLRQCYVVAEDGANQDEIRETIVSMPNYFADYDTTVTFISEEELKSEHEGMPHGGFVIRSGVTGAGQKQIIEFGLKLDSNPEFTASVLVAYARAAQRLSVEGHKGAKTVFDIPLGHLSPKSAEDLRRDLL; the protein is encoded by the coding sequence TTGAACATGATTAGAGTGGGTATTGTTGGTTACGGTAACTTGGGTAAAGGTGTAGAGAAAGCCATTTCCCAGAACGAGGATCTGGAACTGATTGCTGTGTTTACACGTCGTAATCCGGAGCAGATGGTCGCTGAAAGCACAGAAGTACGTTTTGAGCATATCTCTGCAGCGGAGCAATACATAGGCAAGGTTGATGTTATGATCCTCTGTGGTGGTTCTGCAACCGACCTTCCAGAGCAGACACCAGCCATCGCCAAGTTGTTCAATACGGTAGATAGCTTCGATACACATGCTAAGATTCCTGAATTCTACAAAGAGGTTAATGCTGCGGCAGAGCAAGGCGGTCACGTAAGTGTCATTTCCACAGGTTGGGACCCAGGCTTGTTCTCCATGAACCGTCTGCTTGCACAGTCCATCCTGCCAGAAGGAAAAGAGTACACGTTCTGGGGCAAAGGTGTGAGCCAAGGCCACTCGGATGCTATTCGTCGTGTTCCAGGCGTTAAGGCTGGTGTACAGTATACTGTACCTGTTGAAGAGGTGATCAACCGCATTCGTGCAGGGGAGACACCAGAGCTGTCTACACGCGAGAAACATCTGCGTCAATGTTATGTGGTAGCAGAAGATGGTGCTAATCAGGATGAGATCCGTGAGACGATTGTGTCGATGCCTAACTATTTTGCAGATTACGATACAACTGTAACGTTTATTAGCGAAGAAGAATTGAAATCCGAGCATGAAGGTATGCCGCATGGTGGATTTGTTATTCGCAGTGGGGTTACAGGGGCTGGTCAAAAGCAAATTATTGAATTTGGTCTGAAACTCGACAGCAATCCTGAATTTACAGCAAGCGTACTTGTAGCGTATGCAAGAGCTGCACAACGCTTGAGCGTGGAAGGACATAAGGGTGCGAAAACGGTATTTGATATTCCGCTCGGTCACCTGTCTCCGAAATCGGCTGAAGATCTTCGCCGCGACTTGTTATAA
- a CDS encoding GNAT family protein, with protein sequence MSEQFRFDLFPLIQTERFFLRSAEAKDSHDLLALYSDEAVIQYMPFTPFESVEDAQGEMNWYTKIFKEHTGLRWMIEDRETRKVIGTCGFLNYEDVHHRAEIGYDLRSSFWGRGVMTEVAHAVLHFGFTNMQLNKIEAKVEPENEASIRLLHKLGFQQEGVLRQHEFEKGRYIDLAVFSKLRSET encoded by the coding sequence ATGAGTGAGCAATTTAGATTTGATCTATTTCCATTAATTCAGACAGAACGATTCTTCCTCCGGTCAGCCGAGGCCAAGGACAGTCACGATTTGTTGGCGTTATATTCGGATGAAGCTGTGATTCAATATATGCCATTCACTCCCTTTGAATCTGTGGAGGATGCACAGGGTGAGATGAACTGGTATACGAAGATTTTCAAGGAACACACGGGTTTACGCTGGATGATTGAAGACCGTGAAACTCGTAAAGTGATCGGAACCTGTGGGTTCCTGAACTATGAAGATGTACATCACCGTGCAGAGATTGGATACGACTTGCGTTCCTCTTTCTGGGGCCGCGGTGTGATGACGGAAGTGGCACATGCTGTGTTACATTTTGGATTCACAAATATGCAGCTCAACAAGATTGAAGCGAAGGTTGAACCGGAAAACGAGGCGTCAATTCGCCTGTTACACAAACTTGGTTTTCAACAGGAAGGTGTACTGCGGCAACATGAGTTTGAGAAAGGCAGATATATTGACCTTGCGGTGTTCTCCAAGTTGCGAAGCGAAACATAG